One Glycocaulis abyssi DNA window includes the following coding sequences:
- the leuB gene encoding 3-isopropylmalate dehydrogenase, which translates to MMKLLLLPGDGIGPEVLAEVRRVIDTLNAHHGLGLNVENGDIGGASLDRHGTPLAPHVLEMAKASDAVLMGAVGGPKWQSVSYELRPEQGLLNLRKGLGLYANLRPAFCFPALADASTLKRDVIDGLDILFVRELIGGVYFGEPRGIETLPDGTKRGFNTQSYTTPEIERVARTAFDLARQREGRVCSVEKANVMESGLLWRETVAALHAREYDDVALSHMYADNCAMQLVRDPRQFDVILTDNLFGDILSDAAAMLTGSLGMLPSAALGEPGMPGLYEPIHGSAPDIAGKGIANPCAAILSLAMALRYQLRRPDLADLTEKAVSDVLDAGYRTGDLLGGEDTRLVGTEGMGRAITERLSA; encoded by the coding sequence CTGATGAAGTTGCTATTACTGCCCGGCGACGGGATTGGCCCCGAAGTGCTGGCCGAAGTCCGGCGCGTTATTGACACGCTCAACGCCCATCACGGTCTTGGCCTGAACGTGGAGAACGGTGACATAGGCGGGGCTTCGCTGGACCGGCACGGCACGCCGCTGGCACCACACGTCCTTGAAATGGCCAAAGCCAGCGACGCAGTGCTGATGGGCGCTGTGGGCGGGCCGAAATGGCAGAGCGTGTCCTACGAACTGCGCCCCGAACAGGGACTGCTCAATCTGCGCAAAGGGCTGGGCCTCTATGCCAATCTGCGCCCGGCCTTCTGCTTCCCGGCGCTGGCGGATGCCTCCACGCTTAAACGCGACGTGATTGACGGCCTCGACATTCTCTTTGTGCGCGAGCTGATCGGCGGGGTGTATTTCGGCGAGCCGCGCGGCATCGAAACGCTGCCCGACGGCACGAAGCGCGGCTTCAACACGCAAAGCTATACCACGCCCGAGATCGAGCGCGTCGCGCGCACCGCCTTCGATCTGGCCCGCCAGCGCGAGGGCAGGGTGTGCTCGGTGGAAAAGGCCAATGTGATGGAGTCCGGACTGCTCTGGCGCGAGACCGTCGCCGCCCTGCACGCGCGCGAATATGACGATGTGGCGCTGTCCCACATGTATGCCGATAACTGCGCGATGCAGCTCGTGCGCGATCCGCGTCAGTTTGACGTGATCCTCACCGATAATCTGTTTGGCGACATTCTCTCCGATGCGGCGGCCATGCTGACCGGATCGCTGGGCATGCTGCCATCTGCCGCGCTGGGAGAGCCGGGCATGCCGGGGCTCTACGAACCGATCCACGGCTCCGCGCCGGACATTGCGGGCAAGGGCATCGCCAATCCGTGCGCGGCGATCCTCAGCCTTGCCATGGCACTGCGCTACCAGCTGCGCCGGCCGGACCTGGCAGACCTGACCGAAAAGGCCGTGAGCGATGTGCTCGACGCCGGTTACCGCACAGGCGATCTGCTGGGCGGCGAAGATACGCGCCTTGTCGGCACCGAGGGCATGGGCCGCGCGATTACCGAGCGGCTGTCAGCCTAG
- a CDS encoding GntR family transcriptional regulator translates to MSASAYAWQSVRAEALRRIRTREWPPGALIPKEAEIAQELGCARATVNRALRDLAEAGYLDRRRKGGTRVTETPVRRAVFDIAIIRHEVEQSGASYGYTLLEDRTERLPDHLAATLDQPRGTRWRRVIALHSAGKRPFCLEDRWLNPDLVPKERADFAASSANEWLVRNVPFTGGELSFQARKADTALASRLGCARGSAVFGVERITRTDDAAVTAVTLTYAPGYRLTTTLG, encoded by the coding sequence GTGAGCGCCAGCGCCTATGCGTGGCAAAGCGTGCGGGCAGAAGCCTTGCGGCGCATCCGCACGCGCGAATGGCCGCCGGGCGCGCTGATCCCCAAAGAGGCCGAGATAGCGCAGGAGCTGGGCTGCGCCCGCGCCACGGTGAACCGGGCGCTGCGTGATCTGGCAGAGGCCGGCTATCTCGACCGGCGGCGCAAGGGCGGCACGCGGGTCACCGAAACGCCGGTGCGCCGCGCGGTCTTTGACATTGCCATTATCCGCCATGAGGTGGAGCAGTCTGGCGCCAGCTATGGCTACACGCTGCTGGAAGACCGCACAGAGCGCCTGCCCGATCACCTAGCCGCCACGCTGGACCAGCCGCGCGGCACGCGCTGGCGGCGCGTCATTGCCCTGCACAGCGCGGGCAAGCGGCCCTTCTGCCTGGAGGACCGCTGGCTGAACCCGGATCTGGTGCCAAAGGAACGCGCAGACTTCGCCGCCTCCAGCGCCAATGAATGGCTGGTGCGCAATGTGCCGTTTACGGGCGGGGAGCTGAGCTTTCAGGCCCGCAAGGCCGATACCGCCCTCGCCTCCCGGCTGGGCTGCGCGCGGGGTAGCGCCGTTTTTGGCGTGGAGCGCATCACGCGTACCGACGATGCCGCCGTTACCGCCGTCACGCTGACCTACGCGCCGGGCTATCGCCTCACCACGACGCTAGGCTGA
- the prfB gene encoding peptide chain release factor 2 (programmed frameshift), which produces MRADIASLKTSIEQSVELLRRRLDWDQAEARLDELNARAEAPDFWNDAARAQSLMRERNALDRQMTKVREIEAELADTLELAELADSEGDDDLYGEAVTALKALQERAGRAELEALLSGEADANDCYVEIHPGAGGTEAQDWAAMLTRMYTRWANASGYKVEVIEEQAGEEAGLKSATLLIKGENAYGWLKTEAGVHRLVRISPFDSSGRRHTSFASVWVYPLIDDTIEIEILDKDVRTDTFRASGAGGQHVNKTDSAIRLTHEPTGIVVQCQADRSQHKNRETAWNMLRARLYELELQKREAAAQAEADAKTDIGWGHQIRSYVLQPYQMVKDLRTSVETSDTQGVLDGDLDAFMAAALAARVGGEEAASS; this is translated from the exons ATGCGCGCCGATATTGCGTCCTTGAAAACCTCCATCGAGCAGTCAGTGGAACTGCTGAGGAGGCGTCTT GACTGGGATCAGGCTGAAGCACGCCTCGACGAGCTGAACGCACGCGCCGAGGCGCCTGATTTCTGGAATGACGCGGCGCGCGCGCAGAGCCTGATGCGCGAACGCAATGCACTCGACCGGCAGATGACCAAGGTGCGCGAGATCGAAGCCGAACTCGCCGACACGCTGGAGCTGGCCGAACTGGCTGACAGCGAAGGCGATGACGACCTCTATGGCGAGGCCGTCACCGCGCTGAAGGCGCTTCAGGAGCGTGCCGGCCGGGCGGAGCTGGAAGCCCTGCTGTCGGGTGAGGCTGACGCCAATGACTGCTATGTCGAGATACATCCCGGCGCGGGTGGTACCGAGGCGCAGGACTGGGCCGCCATGCTGACGCGCATGTACACGCGCTGGGCCAATGCGTCCGGCTACAAGGTGGAGGTGATCGAGGAGCAGGCCGGCGAGGAAGCCGGGCTGAAATCGGCAACCCTGCTTATCAAGGGCGAAAACGCCTATGGCTGGCTGAAAACCGAAGCCGGGGTGCACCGTCTGGTGCGTATCTCGCCCTTTGACAGCTCAGGGCGCCGCCATACCAGCTTTGCCAGTGTCTGGGTCTATCCGCTGATCGACGACACGATCGAAATCGAGATACTCGACAAGGATGTGCGCACCGATACCTTCCGGGCTTCAGGGGCGGGCGGCCAGCACGTCAACAAGACCGACAGCGCGATCCGCCTGACCCACGAGCCCACAGGCATCGTGGTGCAGTGCCAGGCCGACCGTTCCCAGCACAAGAACCGCGAAACCGCGTGGAACATGCTGCGCGCGCGCCTCTATGAGCTGGAGCTGCAAAAGCGTGAGGCAGCGGCGCAGGCCGAAGCCGACGCCAAGACCGATATCGGCTGGGGCCACCAGATCCGCTCCTACGTGTTGCAGCCCTACCAGATGGTCAAGGATCTGCGCACCAGCGTGGAGACCTCCGACACGCAGGGCGTGCTGGACGGCGATCTCGATGCCTTCATGGCCGCAGCGCTGGCCGCGCGCGTCGGCGGGGAAGAGGCGGCCTCCAGCTAG
- a CDS encoding M23 family metallopeptidase — MVKRLLAGPWELIRQRFPDRQIYHRSDGQVRYFAVTTEMQVGALAAACGLAIWLTISTVNMILESRTDMIRSARFNETITAYQAQLEEARAAEAAAIAFLESRSDAFDRTAGEFQVRHDTVRRLLDFAEDLQIGERQLSPSLDNGRILMAASPADTAPRESLIRTAAHTGDGSPAEERVASLMTDQEAALTQAEESAESRLENLRAVLRLTGLRLEEVVREGRSGDGGTGGPFVALDSSALMGEGLDLSDPFNARVARIASRLVELEELERALAATPLNVPVSGPYRDTSPYGSRIDPFTRRPAFHTGRDFAGARGTPITAGAAGSVVYAGWRSGYGRTVEIDHGYGFRTRYAHLHTIDVRRGDVVEAGQRLGGMGTTGRSTATHLHYEVWFRGNHLDPERFLRAGHYVQ, encoded by the coding sequence ATGGTGAAACGTCTTCTCGCCGGCCCATGGGAGCTGATAAGGCAACGCTTCCCGGACCGGCAGATATACCATCGCAGTGATGGTCAGGTGCGATACTTCGCCGTGACCACCGAGATGCAGGTTGGTGCGCTGGCAGCCGCATGCGGCTTGGCCATATGGCTGACCATCTCCACTGTAAACATGATCCTGGAGAGCCGGACGGACATGATCCGCTCGGCCCGATTCAACGAAACCATCACGGCTTATCAGGCGCAGCTGGAAGAGGCGCGCGCCGCCGAAGCAGCGGCCATTGCCTTCCTGGAATCGCGCAGCGACGCGTTTGACCGCACGGCCGGCGAGTTTCAGGTCCGCCACGATACAGTCCGCCGCCTGCTAGATTTTGCAGAAGACCTGCAGATTGGCGAACGCCAGCTCAGCCCCAGCCTTGATAATGGCCGCATATTGATGGCCGCCAGCCCGGCCGACACCGCGCCGCGTGAATCCCTTATCCGCACAGCGGCGCATACCGGCGATGGCAGCCCTGCCGAGGAACGCGTGGCAAGCCTGATGACAGATCAGGAGGCTGCGCTGACGCAGGCTGAAGAGTCTGCAGAATCCCGCCTTGAAAACCTGCGCGCCGTTCTGCGGCTGACCGGTTTGCGGCTTGAAGAAGTGGTACGCGAAGGACGGTCAGGCGATGGCGGCACGGGCGGTCCGTTCGTCGCACTGGACAGCTCGGCACTGATGGGGGAAGGACTGGACCTGTCCGATCCCTTCAATGCGCGCGTGGCGCGTATCGCATCGCGGCTGGTGGAGCTGGAAGAGCTTGAGCGGGCCCTGGCCGCCACCCCGCTGAACGTACCGGTATCCGGCCCCTACCGGGACACCAGCCCCTACGGCTCGCGCATTGACCCGTTCACCCGCCGTCCGGCCTTTCACACGGGACGTGATTTTGCCGGTGCACGCGGCACGCCGATCACTGCAGGCGCAGCAGGCAGTGTCGTTTACGCAGGCTGGCGCTCGGGCTATGGTAGGACCGTGGAGATCGATCACGGCTATGGGTTCAGGACGCGCTATGCGCACCTGCACACCATTGATGTCCGCCGCGGTGACGTTGTGGAAGCGGGCCAGCGCCTTGGGGGAATGGGCACAACCGGGCGGTCAACGGCGACGCATCTTCACTATGAAGTCTGGTTCAGGGGTAACCACCTGGATCCTGAGCGTTTCTTGAGAGCAGGACATTATGTTCAATAA
- a CDS encoding polymer-forming cytoskeletal protein gives MKSKAPSILSADLTITGSISSEGEVQLDGIVEGDVRAGSLSIGEEATVKGEVVAESVVVRGRVEGSVRARQVQLAATARIEGDIIHATLAVESGAYFDGHCRRSSDPLSDKKSATSDSISQDKPKAAASMPPAPPSSASAASAPRPAAAANSDPFASKA, from the coding sequence ATGAAATCGAAAGCTCCCTCCATTCTCAGCGCTGATCTCACGATCACGGGCTCCATCTCCTCCGAAGGCGAGGTTCAGCTTGATGGCATCGTCGAAGGCGATGTGCGCGCCGGTTCGCTCAGCATTGGAGAGGAAGCCACGGTAAAGGGCGAAGTGGTCGCCGAGAGCGTTGTCGTGCGCGGCCGTGTGGAGGGCTCCGTGCGCGCCCGCCAGGTGCAGCTGGCCGCCACCGCGCGCATTGAAGGCGACATCATTCACGCCACGCTGGCAGTAGAAAGCGGCGCCTATTTCGACGGCCATTGCCGCCGTTCGTCCGATCCGCTTTCGGACAAGAAATCAGCCACATCTGACTCCATTTCGCAGGACAAGCCCAAAGCGGCCGCGTCCATGCCGCCTGCGCCGCCAAGCTCGGCATCTGCCGCTTCGGCTCCGCGCCCGGCAGCCGCAGCCAATAGCGATCCGTTCGCCTCCAAGGCGTAA
- a CDS encoding ferritin-like domain-containing protein, with protein sequence MTQSVQDAAVSVLLTADPAAKAARAREIASAWRSGALSHAPDWDGTVPERPARPERPHLVPPARVPRRRLNSEAGRAALLHAVAHIEFNAIDLAFDMAVRFGGAPELDEAARQAFLTDWIGVGDDEARHFAMVSDRLSELGTAYGDLDAHDGLWSAAMATSDDIAARLAIAPLVLEARGLDVTPGMIERLQSAGDQASADILTVIYNEEISHVAAGRRWLDHVCAHRGQNPRETFHRLVRERFPGGLKLPVNALARAEAGLEADFYEALLP encoded by the coding sequence GTGACGCAATCGGTTCAGGATGCGGCCGTTTCGGTCCTGTTGACGGCAGACCCGGCAGCCAAGGCGGCGCGCGCACGCGAAATCGCGTCGGCCTGGCGGAGCGGCGCGCTGTCCCATGCCCCGGACTGGGACGGGACCGTGCCTGAACGCCCGGCCCGGCCGGAGCGTCCGCATCTGGTACCCCCTGCGCGCGTGCCACGCCGCCGCCTGAACAGTGAGGCCGGGCGCGCGGCTCTGCTGCATGCGGTCGCCCATATCGAGTTCAACGCCATTGATCTGGCCTTTGACATGGCGGTGCGCTTTGGCGGCGCGCCTGAACTGGACGAGGCGGCCCGGCAAGCCTTCCTGACCGACTGGATCGGCGTCGGCGATGACGAGGCGCGCCATTTCGCGATGGTCAGTGACCGGTTGTCAGAGCTAGGCACGGCCTATGGTGATCTGGACGCCCATGACGGTCTGTGGTCTGCGGCCATGGCGACTTCCGACGACATTGCGGCGCGCCTTGCCATCGCGCCTCTGGTGCTGGAGGCGCGCGGGCTGGATGTGACACCGGGCATGATCGAACGCCTGCAATCGGCCGGGGATCAAGCCAGCGCTGACATCCTGACGGTCATCTACAACGAGGAAATCAGCCATGTCGCGGCCGGCCGGCGCTGGCTGGACCATGTCTGCGCACATCGCGGGCAGAACCCGCGCGAGACGTTCCACCGTCTCGTCCGGGAACGATTCCCCGGCGGGTTGAAACTGCCCGTTAATGCCCTGGCCCGCGCCGAAGCGGGACTCGAAGCGGACTTCTACGAAGCGCTGCTTCCGTAA
- a CDS encoding AsmA-like C-terminal region-containing protein translates to MLVRSARLFLIYTLEAVAVLMALVIFAAAALLWRLASGPVDVDALATGLRPAIATALGGEEASYGRASVRFAPDTRALVVDMRELEVAGAGGEVLATAERVELALALDQLVIGRIRPVEISAVGGVFTVRRDASGVVSASIGGRTAQAGEAGNDGAARAVLGRLQSARISGAELRVDDAISGLSARFSGAELAVERDGRALRVSSQAGFLAPGGAVPVAIELETGSSFETIFLAVSAQGLVPSTLGNLHGSWAQLAAFDLPLDFDLVLDASRAGGLRAVELNLDAGEGLFRSADGPLDIRSGHVSASLDAAEGELDLRQLAFDSDLLTLNASGRLFGFAGYDSVLPSRARFELSLGEGALVLPNTLPGPVEWSRGEFAGRMDTQSLELVIDSAEAELLDIVARFSARLGLDETAEGRRPAIQLEGEAEGVVRKEAVLALWPVEFALGGRDWVEANVLAGEARNVRADINIPAEAFNAGMLDDDDLSVTFDYSGATARYISTMTPLTGLSGSAVLRGNGLSLTGRSGRIDALEIDTLFVEIPRFNPRGAPARFGGEGRGSLSGLVALLDQPPLNLASDYGLDPLTLEGEGAVRFEITRPMLRDVPYEDIGFDVSGRFAGAAGPSGLGEVRFTDGDISFHADSAGLEASGDVRIGRSMARLEWHERFQTPEGELGTRVRIVSEADARDLDLAGIPARGIIDGQIGLDATFAGNGFDFSRYVVMGDLTDAALELPENLWTKPRGMPAALEMVAVRSASGGLDISRLAVLGDDLDIRGQASLAADGLLLSAGFERVIIGGRSDLSISANRPEGSDGALDIRITGRFLDASDLISNLVSGTLFSGEGAGAVSLLADVETVQAGAVRYGAVGLALEADEQGLQRLNLQAALPRGPVSLSVAPRPDGTRLLSAQSADAGAVLSTLGGFGTITGGTMELDGVLPPAGMPGGVQGRLLANGFRLEQMPLLARILAAGSLEGLGSLLSGQGVDFERLEVDYAFADGLLEMRQGRVAGPSLGLTWTGVVDTAGERLNLSGTILPSYGINSILGNLPLVGELLTSRRGEGVVGVTFTAEGQFNATRVSANPLSALAPGVFRRMFEGTSALRELDALEARRREGAMESSQPGIGSDDEGDAGEEDGEEDGDEDG, encoded by the coding sequence GTGCTAGTCCGAAGCGCCCGACTTTTCCTGATCTACACGCTGGAGGCTGTCGCCGTCCTGATGGCCCTCGTCATCTTCGCGGCGGCGGCGCTTTTATGGCGTCTCGCCAGCGGGCCGGTGGATGTGGACGCGCTGGCAACGGGCCTGCGCCCTGCGATTGCCACCGCTCTGGGCGGTGAAGAGGCAAGCTATGGCCGCGCCAGCGTCCGCTTTGCGCCCGACACCCGCGCCCTGGTCGTCGATATGCGCGAGCTTGAGGTCGCCGGGGCAGGGGGCGAGGTGCTGGCCACTGCAGAGCGGGTGGAACTCGCGCTGGCGCTGGACCAGCTTGTCATAGGCCGTATCCGCCCGGTGGAGATCAGCGCGGTCGGCGGCGTGTTCACCGTGCGGCGCGATGCCTCAGGCGTGGTAAGCGCCTCTATCGGCGGGCGTACCGCGCAGGCTGGCGAGGCGGGTAATGATGGTGCAGCCCGCGCCGTTCTGGGCCGGCTGCAGAGCGCGCGTATCAGCGGCGCTGAACTGCGCGTTGACGACGCGATCAGCGGGCTTTCGGCGCGGTTTTCCGGGGCAGAACTGGCTGTCGAACGCGATGGGCGTGCCTTGCGGGTTTCCTCGCAGGCGGGCTTTCTGGCACCGGGCGGGGCCGTGCCGGTAGCCATCGAGCTGGAGACAGGGTCCAGCTTCGAGACCATATTTCTTGCCGTCTCCGCTCAGGGTCTCGTTCCCTCCACGCTCGGCAATCTCCATGGCAGCTGGGCGCAGCTGGCCGCGTTCGATCTGCCGCTGGATTTCGATCTTGTGCTCGATGCCAGCCGCGCGGGCGGTTTGAGGGCTGTTGAGCTCAATCTCGATGCCGGTGAGGGTCTTTTCCGTAGCGCCGATGGCCCGCTGGATATCCGGTCCGGCCATGTCAGCGCCTCGCTGGATGCTGCGGAAGGTGAGCTGGATCTGCGCCAGCTAGCCTTTGACAGTGATCTGCTGACGCTAAACGCGTCAGGCCGGCTTTTCGGGTTCGCCGGATATGACAGCGTGCTGCCGTCGCGCGCGCGCTTCGAGCTGTCGCTGGGGGAGGGCGCGCTGGTTCTGCCGAACACGCTTCCAGGCCCGGTCGAGTGGTCGCGCGGCGAGTTCGCAGGGCGTATGGATACCCAGTCCCTGGAGCTCGTTATCGACAGCGCCGAGGCGGAGCTTCTCGATATCGTGGCGCGGTTTTCAGCGCGGCTGGGGCTTGATGAAACGGCTGAAGGGCGCCGCCCCGCCATCCAGCTTGAGGGTGAAGCCGAGGGCGTCGTGCGCAAGGAGGCGGTGCTGGCCCTGTGGCCGGTGGAGTTTGCGCTGGGCGGACGCGACTGGGTCGAGGCCAATGTGCTGGCTGGTGAGGCACGCAATGTGCGCGCCGACATCAACATACCCGCCGAAGCCTTCAATGCCGGCATGCTGGACGATGATGACCTGTCGGTGACGTTTGACTATTCCGGCGCCACGGCCCGCTACATCTCCACCATGACACCATTGACGGGGCTTTCCGGGTCGGCAGTGCTGCGCGGCAACGGCCTCAGCCTGACGGGGCGGTCGGGGCGGATCGACGCGCTGGAGATCGACACGCTTTTTGTGGAGATACCACGGTTCAATCCGCGCGGCGCGCCGGCCCGGTTTGGCGGCGAGGGACGCGGGTCACTCTCCGGCCTGGTGGCCCTGCTGGACCAGCCGCCGCTGAACCTTGCCAGCGATTACGGGCTGGACCCGCTCACGCTTGAAGGCGAAGGCGCGGTGCGCTTCGAGATCACCCGCCCGATGCTGCGTGACGTGCCTTACGAGGATATCGGGTTTGATGTGTCTGGCCGGTTTGCCGGTGCCGCCGGTCCCAGCGGCCTTGGCGAGGTGCGCTTCACCGATGGCGATATCAGCTTCCACGCCGACAGTGCAGGTCTTGAAGCCAGCGGGGATGTGCGTATCGGGCGTTCAATGGCGCGGCTGGAATGGCACGAGCGCTTCCAGACGCCCGAAGGTGAGCTGGGTACACGCGTACGCATCGTCTCAGAGGCTGATGCGCGCGATCTTGATCTGGCCGGCATACCGGCGCGCGGCATCATTGATGGCCAGATCGGCCTGGATGCGACCTTTGCCGGTAATGGCTTTGATTTCTCCCGCTATGTGGTGATGGGCGACCTTACCGACGCCGCTCTGGAGCTGCCGGAGAATTTGTGGACCAAGCCGCGCGGCATGCCCGCCGCACTGGAAATGGTGGCGGTGCGCTCGGCCAGCGGCGGGCTTGATATCAGCCGGCTGGCCGTGCTGGGCGACGATCTCGATATCCGCGGGCAGGCCAGCCTTGCGGCGGACGGATTGCTGCTCAGTGCCGGGTTTGAACGGGTGATTATCGGCGGACGCTCCGACCTGTCGATAAGCGCTAACCGGCCCGAAGGCAGTGATGGCGCGCTGGATATCCGTATTACCGGGCGCTTCCTTGATGCCAGCGATCTGATTTCCAATCTTGTGTCCGGCACGCTGTTCAGCGGGGAGGGCGCAGGGGCCGTATCGCTGCTGGCCGATGTGGAGACGGTTCAGGCAGGAGCGGTGCGCTATGGCGCCGTCGGCCTGGCGCTGGAAGCTGATGAGCAGGGCCTGCAGCGGCTGAACCTGCAGGCCGCCCTGCCAAGGGGGCCGGTATCGCTGTCCGTCGCCCCTCGGCCTGACGGAACGCGGCTGCTGTCCGCGCAGAGCGCCGATGCCGGCGCGGTGCTCTCGACGCTGGGCGGGTTTGGCACGATCACAGGCGGAACGATGGAGCTGGACGGCGTGCTGCCACCAGCTGGCATGCCGGGCGGTGTGCAGGGCCGCCTGCTGGCGAACGGATTCCGGCTGGAGCAGATGCCGCTGCTGGCGCGCATCCTGGCCGCCGGTTCGCTGGAAGGGCTGGGCAGCCTGCTTTCCGGGCAGGGTGTCGATTTTGAACGCCTCGAGGTGGATTACGCCTTTGCCGACGGCCTGCTGGAAATGCGTCAGGGCCGCGTTGCCGGGCCGTCGCTGGGCCTGACCTGGACCGGGGTGGTCGATACGGCTGGCGAGCGCCTGAACCTGTCTGGCACGATACTGCCCTCCTACGGGATCAACTCGATACTGGGCAATCTGCCGCTTGTCGGCGAGTTGCTCACCTCTCGCCGGGGTGAAGGCGTTGTGGGCGTGACCTTTACCGCCGAGGGCCAGTTCAACGCCACGCGCGTCAGTGCCAATCCGCTGTCGGCGCTGGCTCCGGGCGTATTCCGGCGCATGTTTGAGGGAACATCGGCGCTGCGCGAGCTGGATGCGCTGGAAGCACGCCGCAGGGAAGGGGCCATGGAATCCAGCCAGCCGGGTATCGGCAGCGATGATGAAGGCGATGCCGGTGAAGAGGATGGCGAAGAGGACGGTGACGAGGACGGCTGA
- the bcp gene encoding thioredoxin-dependent thiol peroxidase: MSTLKPGDTAPDFSMPTDSAGTVSLSDFKGKSVVLFFYPKDDTPGCTKEAIGFSDKIDEFEAAGAVVVGVSKDTTAKHGKFRAKHELSVILASDADGDVTERYGVWREKQMYGKTYWGIERSTFLIGPDGTLKAVWRKVKVPGHVEEVLDTVKSGS, from the coding sequence TTGAGCACCCTGAAGCCCGGCGACACGGCCCCCGATTTCTCGATGCCGACCGACAGCGCAGGCACGGTCTCGTTATCTGACTTCAAGGGCAAGAGCGTGGTTCTCTTTTTCTACCCGAAGGACGACACTCCGGGATGCACAAAGGAAGCAATCGGGTTTAGCGATAAAATTGACGAGTTCGAGGCGGCAGGTGCAGTTGTGGTCGGTGTATCGAAAGATACCACAGCCAAGCATGGCAAGTTCCGCGCCAAGCATGAACTGTCCGTTATCCTGGCTTCCGACGCCGACGGCGACGTGACCGAACGCTACGGCGTCTGGCGGGAAAAGCAGATGTACGGCAAGACCTATTGGGGCATTGAGCGCTCCACCTTCCTGATCGGCCCGGACGGCACGCTGAAAGCGGTCTGGCGCAAGGTGAAGGTGCCCGGCCATGTCGAAGAAGTGCTGGACACGGTGAAATCCGGCTCGTGA
- a CDS encoding formimidoylglutamate deiminase, with translation MGVIHAGEALLETGWARDVRVVLDGGRITSIEAGATPQSGDYRTGILLPAPANLHSHAFQRAMAGLTERRGADPSDNFWTWRKAMYAFLDALTPDDVEAIAAFVQMEMLEAGYATNVEFHYLHHGPDGAAYDNLGEMSHRIAAAASQTGVGLTLLPVLYQQGGCDGRPLGAGQIRFGNDVSRFERLVDSASDAVKPLPADTRLGISAHSLRAVSREGLAACIALAPGAPLHMHLAEQTGEVEEVLASYGARPTEWLLANADVDARWCLIHCTQMTDEETRALARTGAVAGLCPITEGNLGDGIFNGTTWLEAGGRFGVGSDSNVRISLSEELRQLEYSQRLRDRSRAALATREKSAGRVLLEGVARGGAQAAGREAGVIAAGKLADLVALDTGHITLEGRSGDLTIDSWVFAGDDNMVSDVWAAGRHQVQGGRHIAHDAITGRYRATIRRLGARL, from the coding sequence ATGGGCGTCATTCACGCGGGCGAAGCACTTCTGGAAACCGGCTGGGCGCGCGATGTACGCGTGGTACTGGACGGCGGCCGCATTACCTCAATAGAGGCAGGCGCTACCCCTCAGAGTGGCGATTACCGCACCGGAATCCTGCTGCCCGCACCCGCAAACCTGCACTCCCACGCCTTCCAGCGGGCGATGGCGGGCCTGACCGAACGCCGGGGCGCCGACCCGTCGGACAATTTCTGGACGTGGCGCAAGGCGATGTACGCCTTTCTCGATGCCCTCACCCCTGATGATGTGGAGGCGATTGCCGCCTTCGTTCAGATGGAAATGCTGGAGGCCGGCTACGCCACCAATGTGGAGTTTCACTATCTCCATCACGGCCCCGATGGCGCGGCCTATGACAATCTGGGCGAGATGAGCCACCGCATCGCAGCAGCGGCCAGCCAGACCGGTGTGGGCCTCACCCTGCTGCCGGTGCTTTACCAGCAGGGCGGGTGCGATGGCCGCCCGCTGGGCGCAGGCCAGATCCGTTTCGGCAATGATGTCAGCCGGTTTGAGCGCCTTGTTGACTCAGCCAGCGACGCTGTAAAGCCTCTGCCCGCCGACACAAGGCTGGGCATTTCCGCGCATTCGCTGCGCGCGGTCAGCCGTGAAGGGCTGGCTGCCTGTATAGCGCTTGCGCCGGGTGCGCCGCTGCACATGCATCTGGCCGAGCAGACCGGCGAGGTGGAGGAGGTGCTGGCGTCTTACGGCGCACGGCCCACTGAATGGCTGCTGGCCAATGCAGACGTGGACGCGCGCTGGTGCCTCATCCACTGCACGCAGATGACAGATGAAGAGACGCGCGCGCTGGCCCGCACTGGCGCGGTGGCGGGCCTGTGCCCGATCACTGAAGGCAATCTGGGCGACGGCATTTTCAACGGCACAACATGGCTGGAGGCTGGTGGCCGGTTCGGCGTTGGGTCCGACAGCAATGTGCGCATCTCCCTGTCAGAGGAATTGCGCCAGCTTGAATACTCCCAGCGCTTGCGCGACCGCAGCCGGGCGGCGCTTGCCACGCGCGAAAAGTCCGCCGGGCGGGTGCTGCTGGAAGGCGTGGCACGAGGCGGCGCGCAGGCGGCAGGGCGCGAAGCGGGCGTGATCGCTGCGGGCAAGCTGGCCGACCTCGTGGCGCTCGATACCGGCCATATCACGCTGGAAGGGCGCTCCGGCGATCTCACGATCGATAGCTGGGTATTCGCGGGCGATGACAACATGGTCAGCGATGTCTGGGCCGCAGGCCGTCATCAGGTACAGGGCGGCCGTCATATCGCCCATGACGCGATTACCGGGCGCTATCGCGCCACGATCCGGCGTCTGGGAGCGCGGCTGTGA